One stretch of Pseudoxanthomonas sp. Root65 DNA includes these proteins:
- a CDS encoding bifunctional riboflavin kinase/FAD synthetase, producing the protein MSRLFRDVDGGSLCPHGSVVCIGAFDGLHSGHRALVRHAAARARALGVPAVVVTFEPLPREFFARDNPPPRLTLARAKVEGLLDLGADHVGLLRFDATLSARSAEDFVRTLLVGRLSAREVWIGPEFRFGHRRGGDLALLQAMGGELGFSAGEIEPVHAQGDRVSSTRIREALKAGDFATATRLLGRPYAIGGRVVRGKQLGRTLGFPTANLRFPKTPALSGIYATWVHGVGDRPWPSVSSFGTRPTVEGVEPLLEAHLFDFAGDLYGRHLEVEFVAKLRDELKFPDLPSLTEQMHRDADDARGILSEHQRRATA; encoded by the coding sequence ATGAGCAGGCTGTTCCGTGACGTCGATGGCGGGTCTCTGTGCCCGCACGGTAGCGTGGTCTGCATCGGCGCCTTCGATGGCCTGCATTCGGGCCACCGTGCGCTGGTGCGGCATGCCGCCGCCCGTGCCCGCGCGCTGGGCGTGCCGGCCGTGGTGGTGACCTTCGAGCCGCTGCCGCGGGAGTTCTTCGCCCGCGACAATCCGCCGCCGCGGCTGACCCTGGCGCGGGCCAAGGTGGAAGGCCTGCTGGACCTGGGCGCCGACCATGTCGGCCTGCTGCGCTTCGACGCCACGCTGTCGGCCCGCTCCGCCGAGGACTTCGTCCGCACGCTGCTGGTCGGTCGCCTCTCGGCCCGCGAGGTCTGGATCGGCCCGGAGTTCCGCTTCGGCCACCGTCGTGGTGGCGACCTCGCCCTGTTGCAGGCGATGGGGGGCGAACTGGGCTTCAGCGCCGGCGAGATCGAGCCCGTCCATGCCCAGGGCGACCGCGTCTCCAGCACCCGCATCCGCGAAGCGCTGAAGGCCGGGGACTTCGCCACCGCCACGCGTCTGCTCGGTCGGCCGTACGCCATCGGTGGCCGCGTCGTGCGCGGCAAACAGCTCGGCCGCACGCTCGGGTTTCCCACCGCCAACCTGCGCTTCCCCAAGACGCCCGCGCTGTCCGGCATCTATGCCACCTGGGTGCACGGCGTCGGCGACCGGCCGTGGCCGTCGGTGTCCAGCTTCGGCACGCGTCCCACGGTCGAGGGCGTGGAGCCGCTGCTCGAAGCCCACCTGTTCGATTTCGCCGGCGACCTTTACGGGCGCCACCTCGAAGTCGAATTCGTCGCCAAGCTGCGCGACGAACTGAAATTCCCCGATCTGCCCAGCCTCACCGAGCAGATGCACCGCGATGCGGACGACGCGCGCGGGATCCTTTCCGAACATCAACGACGAGCGACGGCGTGA